One part of the Streptomyces lienomycini genome encodes these proteins:
- a CDS encoding glycoside hydrolase family 13 protein produces MAAPNSHRSEDWWRDAVIYQVYPRSFADGDGDGTGDLAGVRARLPHLAELGVDAVWFTPWYVSPLVDGGYDVADYRTIDPAFGSLGEAEKLIAEARELGIRTIVDIVPNHVSDQHAWFRAALEAGPGSAERERFHFRPGRGAHGELPPNNWPSQFSGRTWTRVPDGEWYLHLFTPEQPDLNWAHPEVRREHEEVLRFWFERGVAGVRIDSAALLAKDPALADFEEGVDPHPYIDQDELHDIYRSWREVADAYGGVFVGEVWLPDAERFARYLRPDELHTAFNFNFLSCPWEAGRLRRTIDDTLAEHAPVGAPATWVLCNHDVTRTVTRYGREDTGFDFAKKTFGTPTDLALGTRRARAAALLTLALPGSVYLYQGEELGLPEADIPRDRIQDPMHFRSGGVDPGRDGCRVPLPWTADAPYCGFGSETAPWLPQPEGWSAYAADLQSADPASMLSLYREALALRRSTAGFGDGPLDWLPAPDGVLAFRRGEGPMCVVNLSGAPVELPAHRAVLLVSGPLDGDGRLPGDTAVWLRA; encoded by the coding sequence GTGGCAGCCCCCAACTCGCACCGCTCCGAAGACTGGTGGCGCGACGCCGTCATCTACCAGGTGTACCCCCGCAGTTTCGCCGACGGCGACGGCGACGGCACCGGTGACCTCGCGGGCGTGAGGGCGAGACTGCCCCATCTCGCCGAACTCGGCGTGGACGCCGTCTGGTTCACCCCCTGGTACGTGTCGCCGCTCGTCGACGGCGGTTACGACGTCGCCGACTACCGCACGATCGACCCCGCCTTCGGCAGCCTGGGCGAGGCCGAGAAGCTGATCGCCGAGGCGCGGGAGCTGGGCATCCGCACCATCGTCGACATCGTCCCCAACCACGTCTCCGACCAGCACGCCTGGTTCCGGGCCGCGCTGGAGGCCGGGCCGGGCAGCGCGGAGCGGGAGCGCTTCCACTTCCGCCCGGGTCGCGGCGCACACGGTGAACTGCCGCCCAACAACTGGCCGTCCCAGTTCTCCGGCCGCACCTGGACCCGGGTCCCGGACGGCGAGTGGTATCTCCACCTGTTCACCCCGGAGCAGCCCGACCTCAACTGGGCGCACCCCGAGGTGCGCCGGGAGCACGAGGAGGTGCTGCGCTTCTGGTTCGAGCGCGGGGTGGCCGGCGTACGCATCGACTCGGCCGCCCTGCTCGCGAAGGACCCCGCGCTCGCGGACTTCGAGGAGGGCGTCGACCCGCATCCGTACATCGACCAGGACGAGCTGCACGACATCTACCGCTCCTGGCGCGAGGTCGCCGACGCCTACGGGGGCGTGTTCGTCGGTGAGGTGTGGCTGCCCGACGCCGAGCGCTTCGCCCGTTATCTGCGCCCCGACGAACTGCACACCGCCTTCAACTTCAACTTCCTGTCCTGCCCGTGGGAGGCGGGCCGGCTGCGCCGCACCATCGACGACACCCTGGCCGAGCACGCCCCCGTCGGCGCCCCGGCCACCTGGGTGCTCTGCAACCACGACGTGACCCGCACGGTGACCCGGTACGGCCGCGAGGACACCGGGTTCGACTTCGCGAAGAAGACCTTCGGCACGCCGACCGACCTGGCCCTGGGCACCCGGCGCGCGAGGGCCGCCGCGCTCCTGACGCTGGCGCTGCCCGGGTCCGTCTACCTGTACCAGGGGGAGGAACTCGGCCTGCCCGAGGCCGACATCCCGCGCGACCGCATCCAGGACCCCATGCACTTCCGCTCCGGGGGCGTCGATCCGGGCCGGGACGGCTGCCGCGTACCGCTGCCCTGGACCGCCGACGCGCCGTACTGCGGGTTCGGCTCCGAGACCGCGCCCTGGCTGCCGCAGCCGGAGGGCTGGTCGGCGTACGCGGCGGACCTCCAGAGCGCGGACCCGGCGTCGATGCTGTCCCTGTATCGCGAGGCGCTGGCCTTGCGGCGCTCCACCGCGGGGTTCGGCGACGGCCCGCTGGACTGGCTGCCCGCACCGGACGGTGTGCTCGCGTTCCGGCGCGGGGAGGGCCCGATGTGTGTCGTCAATCTGTCCGGCGCCCCCGTCGAGCTGCCCGCGCACCGCGCCGTCCTCCTCGTCAGCGGGCCGCTGGACGGCGACGGCAGGCTGCCGGGCGACACGGCGGTGTGGCTGCGCGCCTGA
- a CDS encoding carbohydrate ABC transporter permease, producing the protein MSTRTLISPAQLARPRGKRLYWMVFGLVVALFTVVFLGPMYWMVSSGFKNTQEAVQTPPTLVPESFQPDNYTQAWTVMDLAGLLGNTLFYAFGALAFQLVFDVAAAYSLSKLRPIFGKAVLGLMLATLMIPATVLVVPQYLTVLDVPIFERNLLNTPWAIWLPSVTNAFNIFLLKRFFDSIPRELLDAASMDGASPMRTLWSIVLPISRPILGVVSIFAIVGVWKDFLWPMLTLPDPAKQTLNVGIYSLSNGVPVNVLIAALTMASLPTVIIFLIFQRNIMSGLTAGGLKG; encoded by the coding sequence ATGTCCACACGCACGCTCATCTCACCGGCCCAGCTCGCCCGGCCCCGCGGAAAGCGGCTGTACTGGATGGTCTTCGGCCTCGTCGTCGCCCTGTTCACCGTGGTCTTCCTCGGCCCGATGTACTGGATGGTCTCCAGCGGCTTCAAGAACACCCAGGAAGCCGTGCAAACCCCGCCGACGCTGGTCCCCGAATCCTTCCAGCCCGACAACTACACGCAGGCGTGGACCGTCATGGACCTGGCCGGCCTGCTGGGGAACACACTGTTCTACGCGTTCGGGGCGCTCGCCTTCCAGTTGGTGTTCGACGTGGCGGCGGCCTACTCCCTGTCCAAGCTCCGGCCGATCTTCGGCAAGGCCGTCCTCGGCCTGATGCTGGCGACCCTGATGATCCCGGCGACCGTGCTGGTCGTGCCGCAGTACCTGACGGTGCTCGACGTGCCGATCTTCGAACGCAACCTGCTGAACACGCCGTGGGCCATCTGGCTGCCCTCGGTGACCAACGCCTTCAACATCTTCCTGCTGAAGCGGTTCTTCGACTCGATTCCCCGGGAACTGCTCGACGCCGCCTCCATGGACGGCGCCTCCCCGATGCGTACCCTCTGGTCGATCGTCCTGCCGATCTCGCGGCCGATCCTCGGCGTGGTGTCCATCTTCGCCATCGTGGGCGTCTGGAAGGACTTCCTCTGGCCCATGCTGACCCTGCCCGACCCGGCCAAGCAGACCCTGAACGTCGGGATCTACTCCCTGTCCAACGGGGTGCCCGTGAACGTGCTGATCGCGGCGCTCACCATGGCCTCGCTGCCGACCGTCATCATCTTCCTGATCTTCCAGCGCAACATCATGAGCGGACTCACCGCCGGAGGGCTCAAGGGCTGA
- a CDS encoding carbohydrate ABC transporter permease, translated as MSAPSLTPSKAARVRHAQPPVGGPPRRGGSFGRSLKRNLTAHGFLIGAVLCFAFFSWYPMVREFFLAFQKTDQGEVSWVGLENLQTVYNDPAFWQAWRNTALFTVLALVFGFAVPFVVAIVINELRHGKGYLRLLVYLPVMLPPVASVLLFKYLYDPGYGLLNEVFGFFGLPEQQWLQDPDLSMLSVVIASTWMNMGGAALIYLAALQGIPGELYEAAELDGAGLLRKIWHVTIPQTRLILSLMLLMQVIATMQVFVEPFLLTGGAGPEGSTTTVVYLIYQYAFNFNDYGAAAALGLLLLVLLAGVSAAYVKLSRAEDE; from the coding sequence ATGTCGGCCCCCAGCCTGACCCCGAGCAAGGCGGCGAGAGTCCGCCACGCCCAGCCGCCGGTGGGCGGCCCGCCCCGGCGCGGCGGGTCGTTCGGCAGGAGCCTGAAGCGCAACCTCACCGCGCACGGCTTCCTGATCGGAGCGGTTCTCTGCTTCGCCTTCTTCTCCTGGTACCCGATGGTCCGGGAGTTCTTCCTCGCCTTCCAGAAGACGGACCAGGGCGAGGTCTCCTGGGTCGGCCTGGAGAACCTGCAGACGGTCTACAACGACCCGGCCTTCTGGCAGGCCTGGCGCAACACGGCGCTGTTCACCGTGCTGGCCCTGGTGTTCGGCTTCGCCGTGCCGTTCGTCGTCGCGATCGTCATCAACGAACTGCGGCACGGCAAGGGGTACCTGCGGCTGCTCGTCTACCTGCCGGTGATGCTGCCGCCCGTCGCCTCCGTGCTGCTCTTCAAGTACCTGTACGACCCCGGCTACGGCCTGCTCAACGAGGTGTTCGGCTTCTTCGGACTGCCCGAGCAGCAGTGGCTGCAGGATCCCGACCTCTCCATGCTCTCCGTGGTCATCGCGTCGACGTGGATGAACATGGGCGGCGCGGCGCTCATCTACCTGGCCGCCCTCCAGGGCATCCCCGGCGAGCTGTACGAGGCGGCGGAGCTGGACGGCGCGGGGCTGCTGCGCAAGATCTGGCACGTGACGATCCCGCAGACCCGGCTCATCCTCTCGCTGATGCTGCTGATGCAGGTCATCGCCACCATGCAGGTCTTCGTGGAGCCCTTCCTGCTCACCGGCGGCGCCGGCCCCGAGGGCTCGACGACCACGGTCGTCTACCTCATCTACCAGTACGCCTTCAACTTCAACGACTACGGCGCCGCGGCGGCCCTCGGCCTGCTGCTCCTCGTACTGCTGGCCGGTGTCTCGGCGGCGTACGTGAAGCTCAGCCGCGCCGAGGACGAGTAG
- a CDS encoding extracellular solute-binding protein: MRSARFRRTRRAGAITLVSALTLTALAACGTSSSDDGGSEGGSGSSDPAAPLDPKTKVTITIDCMPPTAKAAELKEWKEDVEEFNKTYPNVTIEGRSTPGQCLEPPRFTAMLKAKSQPDVFYTYFTDLPQVLDNDGAEDITAYVNDKTVPLLKDIDPGVLGSLKHEDKLYGLPTSNYTMGLLINRKLFEKAGLDPDTPPRTWEEVRTAAKKIAGLGDGIAGFGEYSAGNTGGWHFTAQMFSIGGEMVDESGKKAAFNDALGKQVAENLHAMRWEDESMGKTQLLQWGDLQKQIATDKLGMFLAAPDDITYMVQQLGADYENFGMGPIPGAKNTLAGGNSYMIKKGISADKVKAAVAWLNFENLTVGKGQFDWARKKSDKLPVGLPQPNFWLNESKKTDDAARVEHATMPVENFKAFMDNPVPGMAEPPKAQEVYKVLDNVMSGLLTNEDADVDKLLSTAEQQVNQVLATQ; encoded by the coding sequence ATGAGAAGTGCTCGGTTCCGCCGTACCCGCCGTGCCGGCGCCATCACGCTCGTCTCCGCTCTCACCCTGACCGCTCTGGCCGCCTGCGGCACGAGCAGCAGTGACGACGGCGGTTCCGAAGGCGGCAGCGGGTCCTCCGACCCGGCTGCCCCGCTGGATCCGAAGACCAAGGTGACGATCACCATCGACTGCATGCCGCCCACGGCGAAGGCGGCCGAGCTGAAGGAGTGGAAGGAGGACGTCGAGGAGTTCAACAAGACCTACCCCAACGTCACCATCGAGGGCCGCTCCACCCCGGGCCAGTGTCTGGAGCCGCCGCGCTTCACCGCGATGCTGAAGGCGAAGTCGCAGCCCGACGTCTTCTACACCTACTTCACCGATCTGCCGCAGGTGCTGGACAACGACGGCGCCGAGGACATCACCGCGTACGTCAACGACAAGACCGTCCCGCTGCTGAAGGACATCGACCCCGGCGTCCTCGGCTCGCTCAAGCACGAGGACAAGCTCTACGGCCTGCCCACCAGCAATTACACGATGGGCCTGCTGATCAACCGCAAGCTCTTCGAGAAGGCCGGACTCGACCCGGACACCCCGCCGCGCACCTGGGAGGAGGTCCGCACCGCCGCCAAGAAGATCGCCGGCCTGGGGGACGGGATCGCCGGGTTCGGCGAGTACAGCGCGGGCAACACCGGCGGCTGGCATTTCACCGCCCAGATGTTCAGCATCGGCGGCGAGATGGTGGACGAGAGCGGCAAGAAGGCGGCGTTCAACGACGCGTTGGGCAAGCAGGTCGCCGAGAACCTCCACGCCATGCGCTGGGAGGACGAGAGCATGGGCAAGACCCAGCTGCTCCAGTGGGGGGACCTGCAGAAGCAGATCGCCACCGACAAGCTCGGCATGTTCCTCGCCGCACCCGACGACATCACCTACATGGTCCAGCAACTCGGCGCGGACTACGAGAACTTCGGCATGGGGCCGATACCGGGTGCGAAGAACACGCTCGCCGGCGGCAACAGCTACATGATCAAGAAGGGGATCTCCGCCGACAAGGTCAAGGCGGCCGTGGCGTGGCTGAACTTCGAGAACCTGACCGTGGGCAAGGGGCAGTTCGACTGGGCCCGCAAGAAGTCCGACAAGCTGCCGGTCGGTCTTCCGCAGCCCAACTTCTGGCTGAACGAGTCGAAGAAGACGGACGACGCGGCCCGGGTCGAGCACGCCACCATGCCGGTCGAGAACTTCAAGGCGTTCATGGACAACCCGGTCCCGGGCATGGCCGAGCCGCCGAAGGCCCAGGAGGTCTACAAGGTCCTGGACAACGTGATGTCCGGCCTCCTCACCAACGAGGACGCCGACGTCGACAAGCTGCTCTCCACCGCCGAGCAGCAGGTCAACCAGGTTCTGGCCACGCAGTGA
- a CDS encoding LacI family DNA-binding transcriptional regulator, translating to MTRRLAQVAKKVGVSEATVSRVLNGKPGVSETTRQSVLSALDVLGYERPTQLRGERARLVGLVLPELQNPIFPAFAEVIGGALAQQGLTPVLCTQTKGGVSEADYVELLLQQQVSGVVFAGGGLFAQADAPHDHYRLLAERNIPVVLVNASIPDLGFPCVACDDAVAVGQSWRHLTSLGHERIGLVLGPSDHIPSRRKLTAAREAAQAANGTLPDTHVERAMFSLEGGQAAATRLLDRGITGIICASDPLALGAIRAARRRGHHVPHHVSVIGYDDSAFMTCTEPPLTTVRQPIEAMGRAAVDLLCAQIQGTEVPHRELLFEPELVVRGSTAQAAVR from the coding sequence GTGACGCGACGACTTGCTCAGGTGGCGAAGAAGGTTGGGGTCAGCGAGGCCACGGTCAGCCGGGTGCTCAACGGCAAACCGGGAGTGTCGGAGACGACCCGGCAGTCCGTGCTGAGCGCGCTGGACGTCCTGGGCTACGAGCGGCCCACCCAGCTGCGGGGCGAGCGCGCCCGCCTGGTGGGCCTGGTCCTGCCGGAGCTGCAGAACCCCATCTTCCCGGCGTTCGCCGAGGTCATCGGCGGCGCACTGGCCCAGCAGGGGCTGACCCCGGTGCTGTGCACCCAGACCAAGGGCGGCGTCTCCGAGGCCGACTACGTCGAGCTGCTCCTCCAGCAGCAGGTCTCGGGGGTCGTCTTCGCCGGCGGCGGACTGTTCGCCCAGGCGGACGCCCCGCACGACCACTACCGGCTGCTCGCCGAGCGCAACATCCCCGTGGTGCTCGTCAACGCCTCGATACCCGATCTCGGCTTCCCCTGCGTCGCCTGCGACGACGCCGTGGCAGTAGGACAGTCCTGGCGGCACCTGACGTCACTGGGGCACGAGCGGATCGGTCTCGTCCTCGGCCCCTCCGACCACATCCCGTCCCGGCGGAAGCTGACGGCCGCCCGCGAGGCCGCACAGGCAGCGAACGGCACCCTGCCCGACACCCACGTCGAACGCGCCATGTTCTCCCTCGAAGGCGGCCAGGCCGCCGCCACCCGCCTCCTCGACCGCGGCATCACCGGCATCATCTGCGCCAGCGACCCCCTCGCCCTCGGCGCCATCCGCGCCGCCCGCCGCCGCGGACACCACGTACCCCACCACGTCTCCGTCATCGGCTACGACGACAGCGCCTTCATGACCTGCACCGAACCACCCCTCACCACCGTCCGCCAACCCATCGAAGCCATGGGACGCGCCGCCGTCGACCTCCTCTGCGCACAGATCCAAGGCACCGAAGTCCCCCACAGGGAACTGCTCTTCGAACCGGAACTGGTCGTCCGCGGCTCCACCGCACAGGCAGCCGTCCGGTAG
- a CDS encoding discoidin domain-containing protein, producing the protein MRNRNWRSRVLCTVVATSLLALGGPLLSATAAGGPNIAVGDATAASSSHGEYGAANITDGDQDSYWQSGGGSLPQWVQTDLGSTERIDEVVLRLPAGWESREQTLSVQGSADGTSFGTLKTSAAYAFDPGSGNTVTVSFPATRTRFVRVDITANTGWQAAQLAELEVHAAGESSVNLAAGRRLTASGSTGAYPPGNGNDGNRATYWESANNALPQWLQADLGSTRRIDRVVLRLPDGWPARSQTLKIQASDNGSDFTDLTASKAYTFDAAGGQSATITFDATTTRHVRVLVTANTGQPAAQVSELEVYGPATGDTQAPTAPANLAFTEPTTGQIRLTWNASLDDTAVTGYDVYADGELLTSVAGDVTTYTDTRPTGATVTYHVRAKDAAGNQSGDSNSVTRRAGTGDTQAPTAPSNLALTEPAAGQVKLTWTASTDDKGVAGYDVYADNRLRKSVAGDVTTYTDTQPVSANVTYFVRAKDAAGNESGDSNSVTRTGSGGDGSNLAVGKPISASSFIHTYAAENANDNSTSTYWEGAAGSYPNTLTLKLGANADVDRVVLKLNPDSNWSKRTQNIQVLGRAQDASGFTSLVAAKDYVFDPAGGGNSVRIPVGERAADVQLRFTSNTGATAGQVAEFQVVGTPAPNPDLEVTKLTASPDSPVESDEITVSATVRNSGAADAPAGKAAIRLGGTKVATAEVPALKAGAQSTVSASVGAREAGSYELSAVADEANEIIEQNETNNTYTRPDPLVVRPVQSSDLVAAAVTTSPSGPAAGDDVTFKVALKNQGTQDSASGSHPVTLTLVDSKGGTVKTLSGAHSGVIAAGTTAPAVSLGTWKAVNGSYSLKVTVGDDANELPVKRENNASTQPLFVGRGANMPYDMYEAEDGTVGGGATVVGPNRTIGDIAGEASGRKAVHLDRTGEYVEFTTKADINTLVTRFSIPDAPGGGGIDATLNVYVDGVMKKALPLTSKYAWLYGAEASPGNSPGAGAPRHIYDEAHLMLGETVPAGSTIRLQKDAGNTSDYAIDFVNLEQVSAVANPDPAAYAVPAGFTHQDVQNALDQVRMDTSGTLVGVYLPPGDYQTSSKFQVYGKAVKVIGAGPWFTRFHAPTTQDNTDIGFRAEASAKGSTFANFAYFGNYTTRIDGPGKVFDFSNTSDIVIDNIWNEHMVCLYWGANTDRMTIRNSRIRNMFADGINMTNGSTDNLVSNNDARATGDDSFALFSAIDAGGADMKNNLYENLTTTLTWRAAGLAVYGGYNNTFRNIHIADTLVYSGITISSLDFGYPMNGFGTEPTTFENVSIVRAGGHFWGGQTFPGIWVFSASKVFQGIRVDNVDIVDPTYSGIMFQTNYVGGQPQFPIKDTVFTDVSVTGAHKSGDAFDAKSGFGLWANEMPEAGQGPAVGEVTFNGLKLSDNAVDVRNTTSTFKIVRNP; encoded by the coding sequence ATGAGGAACCGGAACTGGAGATCACGTGTTCTGTGCACCGTGGTCGCGACCAGTCTCCTGGCGTTGGGAGGACCGCTGCTGTCGGCCACGGCAGCCGGTGGTCCCAACATCGCCGTGGGGGACGCCACGGCGGCGAGCAGCTCGCACGGCGAGTACGGCGCCGCCAACATCACCGACGGGGACCAGGATTCGTACTGGCAGAGCGGCGGCGGCAGCCTGCCCCAGTGGGTGCAGACCGACCTCGGCTCCACCGAGCGGATCGACGAGGTCGTCCTGAGACTGCCGGCCGGCTGGGAGAGCCGCGAGCAGACGCTCTCCGTCCAGGGCAGCGCCGACGGCACGAGCTTCGGCACGCTCAAGACCTCCGCCGCCTACGCCTTCGACCCGGGTTCGGGCAACACGGTCACCGTGTCCTTCCCGGCCACGCGAACACGGTTCGTGCGGGTGGACATCACGGCGAACACCGGCTGGCAGGCGGCCCAGCTCGCCGAACTGGAGGTGCACGCGGCCGGGGAGTCGTCCGTGAACCTCGCCGCGGGCCGACGTCTGACGGCGAGCGGTTCCACGGGTGCGTACCCGCCCGGCAACGGCAACGACGGCAACAGGGCCACCTACTGGGAGAGCGCCAACAACGCCCTGCCGCAGTGGCTCCAGGCCGACCTCGGCTCCACCCGCCGGATCGACCGCGTCGTGCTGCGGCTGCCGGACGGCTGGCCGGCCCGGAGCCAGACCCTCAAGATCCAGGCCAGTGACAACGGCTCGGACTTCACGGATCTGACCGCGTCCAAGGCGTACACCTTCGACGCGGCGGGCGGTCAGTCGGCCACGATCACCTTCGACGCGACCACCACGCGCCACGTGCGGGTCCTGGTGACGGCCAACACCGGTCAGCCCGCCGCCCAGGTCTCCGAGCTGGAGGTCTACGGACCGGCGACGGGTGACACCCAGGCTCCCACGGCCCCGGCGAACCTGGCGTTCACCGAGCCGACCACCGGGCAGATCAGGCTGACCTGGAACGCGTCCTTGGACGACACGGCCGTCACGGGGTACGACGTCTACGCCGACGGCGAGCTGCTGACCTCGGTCGCGGGCGACGTCACCACGTACACGGACACCCGGCCCACCGGCGCGACGGTCACCTACCACGTGCGGGCCAAGGACGCGGCCGGCAACCAGTCGGGCGACAGCAACTCGGTCACCCGCCGCGCCGGCACCGGCGACACGCAGGCGCCCACGGCGCCCTCGAACCTCGCCCTCACCGAACCGGCCGCCGGGCAGGTCAAGCTGACCTGGACCGCGTCCACCGACGACAAGGGAGTCGCCGGGTACGACGTCTACGCCGACAACAGGCTCCGCAAGAGCGTCGCCGGTGACGTCACCACGTACACCGACACCCAGCCGGTGTCGGCGAACGTGACCTACTTCGTACGGGCGAAGGACGCGGCCGGCAACGAGTCGGGCGACAGCAACTCCGTGACCCGCACCGGCAGCGGCGGCGACGGATCGAACCTGGCCGTCGGCAAGCCGATCAGCGCCTCGTCCTTCATCCACACCTACGCCGCCGAGAACGCCAACGACAACAGCACCTCGACCTACTGGGAGGGTGCGGCGGGCAGCTACCCGAACACGCTGACCCTGAAGCTGGGCGCGAACGCGGACGTCGACCGCGTCGTCCTCAAGCTCAACCCCGACAGCAACTGGTCGAAGCGCACCCAGAACATCCAGGTGCTCGGCCGCGCCCAGGACGCCTCCGGCTTCACCTCGCTGGTGGCGGCGAAGGACTACGTCTTCGATCCGGCGGGTGGCGGCAACAGCGTGAGGATACCCGTCGGCGAGCGGGCCGCGGACGTCCAGCTGAGGTTCACCTCCAACACCGGGGCGACGGCCGGGCAGGTCGCCGAGTTCCAGGTCGTCGGCACCCCGGCACCCAACCCCGACCTCGAGGTGACGAAGCTGACCGCCTCCCCCGACTCCCCCGTCGAGTCGGACGAGATCACGGTGTCCGCGACGGTCCGCAACAGCGGTGCGGCCGACGCACCGGCCGGCAAGGCCGCGATCCGGCTGGGCGGCACCAAGGTCGCCACCGCCGAGGTTCCCGCCCTGAAGGCGGGTGCGCAGAGCACGGTCAGCGCGTCCGTCGGGGCCCGCGAGGCCGGGTCGTACGAGCTGAGCGCGGTCGCCGACGAGGCGAACGAGATCATCGAGCAGAACGAGACCAACAACACCTACACGCGTCCCGACCCGCTGGTCGTCAGGCCCGTGCAGAGCTCCGACCTGGTCGCCGCCGCCGTCACCACCTCGCCGTCCGGTCCGGCCGCCGGTGACGACGTGACCTTCAAGGTCGCGCTGAAGAACCAGGGCACCCAGGACTCCGCGAGCGGCAGCCACCCGGTGACACTCACCCTGGTCGACTCCAAGGGCGGCACCGTCAAGACCCTCTCCGGCGCGCACTCCGGTGTCATCGCCGCGGGCACGACGGCCCCGGCCGTGAGCCTCGGCACCTGGAAGGCGGTCAACGGCTCCTACTCCCTGAAGGTCACCGTCGGCGACGACGCCAACGAACTGCCGGTCAAGCGGGAGAACAACGCCTCCACGCAGCCGCTGTTCGTCGGGCGCGGCGCCAACATGCCGTACGACATGTACGAGGCGGAGGACGGGACGGTCGGCGGCGGTGCCACGGTGGTCGGCCCCAACCGGACCATCGGCGACATCGCGGGCGAGGCGTCCGGGCGCAAGGCCGTCCACCTCGACAGGACCGGTGAGTACGTCGAGTTCACCACGAAGGCGGACATCAACACCCTGGTGACCCGCTTCTCCATCCCGGACGCGCCGGGCGGCGGCGGCATCGACGCCACGCTGAACGTGTACGTCGACGGCGTCATGAAGAAGGCGCTGCCGCTGACGTCGAAGTACGCCTGGCTGTACGGCGCCGAGGCGTCGCCTGGCAACTCCCCCGGTGCGGGCGCCCCGCGGCACATCTACGACGAGGCGCACCTCATGCTGGGCGAGACCGTCCCGGCGGGCAGCACGATCCGGCTGCAGAAGGACGCGGGGAACACCTCCGACTACGCGATCGACTTCGTCAACCTGGAGCAGGTCTCCGCGGTGGCGAACCCCGACCCGGCGGCGTACGCGGTACCGGCCGGGTTCACGCACCAGGACGTGCAGAACGCGCTCGACCAGGTCCGCATGGACACCTCCGGCACGCTGGTCGGCGTGTACCTGCCGCCCGGCGACTACCAGACGTCGAGCAAGTTCCAGGTGTACGGCAAGGCGGTCAAGGTGATCGGGGCCGGTCCCTGGTTCACGAGGTTCCACGCGCCCACCACGCAGGACAACACCGACATCGGCTTCCGCGCCGAGGCGAGCGCGAAGGGCTCGACGTTCGCGAACTTCGCCTACTTCGGCAACTACACGACCCGCATCGACGGGCCGGGCAAGGTGTTCGACTTCTCCAACACCTCGGACATCGTGATCGACAACATCTGGAACGAGCACATGGTGTGCCTGTACTGGGGCGCCAACACCGACCGGATGACGATCAGGAACTCCCGGATCCGGAACATGTTCGCCGACGGCATCAACATGACCAACGGCTCGACCGACAACCTGGTGTCCAACAACGACGCCCGGGCGACCGGTGACGACAGCTTCGCGCTCTTCTCGGCGATCGACGCGGGCGGCGCGGACATGAAGAACAACCTGTACGAGAACCTGACGACGACGCTGACCTGGCGTGCCGCGGGTCTCGCCGTCTACGGCGGCTACAACAACACGTTCCGGAACATCCACATCGCGGACACCCTGGTCTACTCGGGCATCACCATCAGCTCGCTGGACTTCGGCTACCCGATGAACGGGTTCGGGACCGAGCCGACGACCTTCGAGAACGTCTCGATCGTCCGGGCCGGCGGGCACTTCTGGGGCGGGCAGACCTTCCCCGGCATCTGGGTGTTCTCGGCGTCCAAGGTGTTCCAGGGGATCAGGGTCGACAACGTCGACATCGTCGATCCGACCTACAGCGGCATCATGTTCCAGACGAACTACGTGGGAGGTCAGCCGCAGTTCCCGATCAAGGACACCGTCTTCACCGACGTCTCGGTCACGGGCGCGCACAAGAGCGGTGACGCGTTCGACGCCAAGTCCGGCTTCGGCCTGTGGGCCAACGAGATGCCCGAGGCGGGGCAGGGTCCGGCGGTCGGTGAGGTCACCTTCAACGGGCTGAAGCTCAGCGACAACGCCGTGGACGTCCGCAACACGACGTCCACCTTCAAGATCGTTCGCAATCCGTAG